In Ursus arctos isolate Adak ecotype North America unplaced genomic scaffold, UrsArc2.0 scaffold_3, whole genome shotgun sequence, one DNA window encodes the following:
- the INSIG1 gene encoding insulin-induced gene 1 protein, whose amino-acid sequence MPRLDDHCWSCSCAQGARHRGLPGAGAGGLAAKVGDMLSPAALAARRGPDPDPAPARGSHSPGAGGRGAGGGPPGSWHHHLVQRSLVLFSVGVVLALVLNLLQVQRNVTLFPEEVIATIFSSAWWVPPCCGTAAAVVGLLYPCIDSRLGEPHKFKREWASVMRCVAVFVGINHASAKLDFANNVQLSLTLAALSLGLWWTFDRSRSGLGLGITVAFLATVITQLLVYNGVYQYTSPDFLYIRSWLPCIFFSGGVTVGNIGRQLAMGVPEKPHSD is encoded by the exons ATGCCCAGGCTGGACGACCACTGCTGGAGCTGTTCCTGTGCCCAGGGCGCCAGGCACCGAGGCCTCCCGGGAGCCGGGGCTGGAGGGCTGGCGGCCAAAGTGGGAGACATGCTGAGCCCCGCCGCCCTGGCGGCCCGCCGCGGCCCGGACCCCGACCCCGCGCCCGCCCGCGGGTCTCacagccccggggcggggggtcGCGGCGCCGGCGGCGGCCCCCCCGGCAGTTGGCACCACCACCTGGTGCAGCGGAGCCTGGTGCTGTTCTCGGTGGGGGTCGTGCTGGCCCTGGTGCTCAACCTGCTGCAGGTGCAGCGGAACGTCACCCTGTTCCCCGAGGAGGTCATCGCCACCATCTTCTCGTCGGCCTGGTGGGTGCCGCCGTGCTGCGGGACTGCGGCCG CTGTTGTGGGCTTGCTGTACCCCTGCATCGACAGCCGCCTCGGGGAGCCGCACAAGTTTAAGCGGGAGTGGGCCAGCGTGATGCGCTGTGTGGCCGTGTTCGTCGGCATCAACCACGCCAGCGCC AAATTGGATTTTGCCAATAATGTCCAGCTCTCCTTGACGTTAGCAGCCCTGTCTTTGGGCCTCTGGTGGACCTTTGACCGTTCGAGAAGTGGCCTCGGGCTTGGGATCACCGTCGCCTTCCTGGCCACCGTGATCACTCAGCTGCTGGTGTACAATGGTGTCTACCA GTACACATCCCCGGACTTCCTCTACATCCGCTCCTGGCTGCCGTGCATCTTCTTCTCAGGAGGCGTCACCGTGGGCAACATAGGACGGCAGCTGGCGATG GGGGTTCCTGAAAAGCCACATAGCGACTGA